DNA sequence from the Cyanobacteriota bacterium genome:
TTTGTGAGTTCGTCGCTCCGCGTCTTAATCGTCGATGACTCTGACAGCAATGCAAATGCATTGATTGCTGAGCTGCGATCTGGTGGCTACAACGTTATATCAACTGTTGTGGGCACAACGCCTGCGATCGTGAC
Encoded proteins:
- a CDS encoding response regulator, which produces MSSSLRVLIVDDSDSNANALIAELRSGGYNVISTVVGTTPAIVTALDEPWDIIIASCTMVHVKVHNILKLLHERDVKVPLI